Genomic window (Melioribacteraceae bacterium):
TGGCGCTGGGACTGTCATAGCTAAAAATTTAGGCGCATCAGAAATTGTTGATCCTCGCCCTTATACCGTAAATACAATTACAGAAACTTTTGAGAAATATCCTGAAATCGGTGTTCTCCTTCCTGCGATGGGATATGGCGATCAGCAGGTTAAAGATTTAGAAGAAACTATTAATAAAACCGATTGCGATTCGGTTATAATTGGTACTCCAATTGATTTGAGCAGAATTTTAAAAATTAATAAACCTTCCACAAGAGTAATGTACGAACTGCAGGAAAGAGGCAGTATTAATTGTGAATCTGTATTAAAGAAAAAAGGTCTATTATGAAAAAAATTGCCGTCGTAGCTTTTGGTGGCAATGCTTTATTACGCTCAAACGAAGTGGGCACAATTGAACAGCAGGAAAAGAACACACTGGATACGTGCGGACGCTTAGTTAGTTTATTGCAGCAAGATTATGAATTAGTAATTACCCACGGTAACGGTCCTCAAGTTGGGAATATACTTTTGAGGAATGAAGCCGGTTTTGAAAAGTATAGAATTCCAAAAATGCCCTTGGATATTTGTGTGGCCGATTCTCAAGGGGGTATCGGTTACATGATCGAAAGACAAATGAGAAATGTGATTGCCACAAATAATTTAAATAAAAATGTTGTAGCGGTTATAACTGAAACATTAGTCGATATCAAAGACCCGGCATTCGAAAATCCTTCTAAACCAATTGGACCTTTTTATTTAAAGGAAGAAGCTGAGTTACTTTCCAAATCAACCGATGGAATTTACAAAGAGGATTCAGGAGGTAGAGGTTGGAGGAAGGTTGTTGCATCGCCGAAACCTATTGATATAATGAACAAGCAGGTTATTAAGGATTTAGTAAATCATGG
Coding sequences:
- the arcC gene encoding carbamate kinase, with protein sequence MKKIAVVAFGGNALLRSNEVGTIEQQEKNTLDTCGRLVSLLQQDYELVITHGNGPQVGNILLRNEAGFEKYRIPKMPLDICVADSQGGIGYMIERQMRNVIATNNLNKNVVAVITETLVDIKDPAFENPSKPIGPFYLKEEAELLSKSTDGIYKEDSGGRGWRKVVASPKPIDIMNKQVIKDLVNHGHIVVAVGGGGIPVYWHSDTKYLEAIEAVVDKDLASAVLAREISANKFFIITDVPKVFINYKKANQQALDHLSVKDAKRYLEDGQFPAGSMGPKIKAAIEFVEHGGEEAIITTESELEKENCGTRITA